CATTTGCAACTTTATAAATTCGGCTTCGTGTGATATTTTCGAGCGCGAGTGAATATTATCAACCAGCGTCGGCATGCCGACCGCCTATTATGCCTTTGACCCAAGCGGAAGCCATCGTTTTAAGGGACTACTCTCTTGCTGAGGCCGACCTCATCGCGACTCTGTTTACCCGTGAATTTGGAAAAATCCGTGCCGTGGCCAAATCCGCGCGTCGCCTTAAGAACAGGTTCTCGGGAAACCTTGAGCCGCTCTCTCACCTCCGAATCGAGTTCTACGAGCGCGAGAACCGCGATCTGGTCTATCTGAACCGGTGCGACCTGGAAGAGACTTTTTTTGACCTCCAGGCGGACTACGGGTTCCAGGTGGCGTGCGCCTACGTGGTGGAGATTATCGATGCCTTCCTGCCTGACCGGGAAGCGAACCCTAAGGTCTTCCGGCTGCTTCTCTCCATTCTGCAGTCGCGAAGAGAGGGGGTCGGGATTATCCCGCTCCTGGCCTACTTCAATTTCTGGATGCTTCGTCTGTCAGGACTTCTTCCCGTCCTGGATGTCTGTGTCCAATGTGGGACCCCCCTCAGTCAGCAGGGAGGCCGTCTGCTTCTCTCGGAACACAAGGTTTTTTGCCCGGACTGTAGAAGCTCCGGCGGGGCAGTGCTGACACCTGATTGCATCGCCTTGGCCCAGATTTTTGCCCGAGAATCCATTCGGCAGATCCTGGGAAGAAGGATCTTTGCGCTGGCATCGTTTGACAAGTTCAATTCAATTCTTGAACGGTTGGTTGTGGCTGCGGTGGAGAAGCCCATCAAAAGTATTGACTTATTGCATGATCTGAGAAGAAGCGCGGTGAACTCGCCGGACGCGACCGCTAGCAACATCCCCGTGCCATCATGAAGAAACTCACATTTCAAGAGATCATTTTCGAGCTGGAGAGGTTTTGGTCGCAGGAGGATTGCGTGATCCAGCAGCCGTACGATGTGGAGGTCGGGGCTGGAACGATGCATCCCGAGACCTTCTTCAGGGTGCTTGGTCCCTCCCCATATCGTGTTGCCTACGTCCAGCCCAGTCGGCGCCCTGCCGACGGCCGCTATGGGATCAACCCCAATCGCCTCGAAAAGCATTCTCAGTTCCAAGTGATTTTGAAGCCCCCGCCGGTCGACGTTCAGGATGTTTATTTGAAGAGCCTTGAAAAACTGGGGATTACCCTGCGCGAGCATGACATCAAGTTCGAAGAGGACAACTGGGAGGCGCCGACGCTGGGAGCCTGGGGGATGGGATGGCAAGTCATGCTGGACGGCCTGGAGATCACCCAATTTACCTACTTCCAGCAAAGCGGCGGGATCAATCTGAATCCCGCCTCAGTCGAACTTACCTACGGATTGGAAAGAATCGCGGCCTTTCTCATGAATGTGGATAGCGTCTTTGAAATCCAATGGGGGGCCGGAAAGACTTACGCCGACATCCGTCAAAGGGCGGAGCGTGAGTTTTCGATTTACAATTTTGAGTTGGCAGACATACCTACCCTTTACCAGATCTTCGACTCCTATGAGCGGGAAGCCAAACGATTACTTGGGCCTTCCGACCGCATTCCGAAGGGAGACATAGGAGACAGGATTCCACTTTTACAAGTATATGATTTTTGTTTGAAATGCTCGCACTTATTTAATGTTTTGGATGCAAGAGGCGCAGTGAGTGTGACTGAGCGCGTCTCCCTTATGTCCCGAGTGAGGGATCTGACCTGCCAGGTCGCCAGACTCTATTCCGAGGAGATCTCCGCTTGAACTCTGGAGCCGCTGAATTCTTGCTCGAGGTCGGTTGCGAAGAAATCCCTGCGAGATTTCTGACCGATCTGTCGCGGGAGCTCGCTCGGAAGCTCGGAGAACTCCTGGAGAAAGAGCGCATCACCGTGGGTGATGTGGGAATCCGCTCATTCTATACTCCCAGGCGGCTGGTCGTTGTGGTCCCCCAGATGGCAAAGCGACAAGCCGCACTAGAGGAGAGAGTCATCGGCCCACCCAAGAGCGTAGCGTTTGATTCGCAGGGCAGGGTCACCCAGGCGGCCGTCAGCTTTGCCAATAAAAATAGTGTAAAAGTTGAAGAGTTGGCTGTAGTCAGCACGGCCAAGGGTGATTACGTCTCGGCGAAGAGGATCCAAGGAGGGCTTGCCACCGAACAGATTTTGAAAAGCGGACTTTCGGAAACGATCTTATCCATTCCGTTGCCAAAAGCGATGTATTGGAGCGCTCCCGACGGACCGCAGTTTCTGAGGCCCATACGATGGCTCTGCTGCGTTTTTGATGGGAAGCCCCTCCGGTTCCAGATCGGGGAGGCCAAATCCAGTAACAACACCTACGGTCACCGCATCCTGCAACCCCGCCGAATCGCGATTCACAGTTTCTCAGAATATGAAGAGCATCTTTTCAAGGCAAAGGTTCTCTTGGATCCTGAAAAGAGGAGGGAGCGAATTCAAGACGGAGTGAAACGATTGGTTTCAGATATTGGTGCCAATATATTGAAGGACAATACGTTGCTTTCAACGCATGTCAACCTCAGCGAGTATCCGACCCCCTTCATGGGGGAATTTGACCCCAATTTTCTAAAGCTCCCCGCGGAAATTCTGGAAGCGGTGATGCGGGATCATCAAAAGTATTTTTGTGTCCTGAGAGCTGACACTCGCGCGGGGGAGAACGTGCTCCTTCCCCGGTTTGTGGCGGTGATCGACAATGAATCGGATCCGCACGGATATATTCGCCGGAGCCATGAGCGGGTCCTGAGGGCTCGATTCGCGGATGCCGAATTCTTCTGGGAGAGCGATCTTAAAGTAAAACTTGAAGATCGCAGCGGCATGCTGGAAAAGGTTGTGTTCCAGGAGAAACTGGGATCCTATGCCGAGAAATCCCGAAGGATTGAGGTTTTGGCGGAATGGATCGCCCAAGAGGGGGGAGTGCAAGCAGGAAGGGAGGCGCTCAGGCGTGCGGCGCACCTTTGTAAATGCGACCTCACGAGCCAGATGGTAAAGGAATTCCCCGAATTGCAAGGCATTGTCGGGGGACTGTATGCCCGAGAGCAGGGAGAACCGATCGAAGTGAGCCGCGCCATTTATGAGCATTATCAACCCGAGAACCTGGAATCGCCGGTCCCTGATAGCCTCACAGGAGCTGTGATCTCGATCGCTGACCGCATCGACACCATCGTGGGCTCGTTTACCTTGGGACATCGGCCCACCGGGAGCAAAGACCCGTTTGGACTCCGCAGACTCGCCTACGGTATAATTAAAGTAATACTTGAAAAATCAATTTTCATCGACCTGAGAAAGCTAGCATTGATATCCATAGAACTTCACCGGAAGGTGCGGGAGTTTGCACACCAGCAGGTCCTGGATGCACTCCTGGAATTCTTCCGTGATCATTCGCAGCATGTATTCCTTCAATCCGGCCAGTTGGGTGCTGGGGAGAAGATCGAGAGGGACGAAGCGGTCTCTGTGCTCTCGACGGACCATTGGGACCTTTGCGACCTGCTGGCCCGGGCCCAGGCCCTGCACGAAACCCGGAAGCGGGAAGACTTTGACTCGCTCGCCGTCAGCTTCAAGCGTATTAAGAACATCATCCGGAAGAGCGGGGTGGATTTTGAAGGCGCCGATACGGGGGTCAAGCCCGAACTCTTTGAGCACGACGAGGAAAGGGAGCTTTCCACCGCGATCCAGGACCTGAAACGGAGCCTCATCGATCTTCACGTTAGGAAAGACTATTCCGGGATCCTGGAAGTCATCGCCTCGATGCGCCCCGCCGTGGACCGCTTTTTTGAGAAGGTCCTGGTGAACGCCGAGAAACCGGCCATCCGACAGAACCGCTTCAATTTGCTGTTGAGTCTTTATCGGGAATTCATTCAGATCGCAGACTTTTCGGAGCTGCAACCTGCGACCAGTCCCCGTCTGTAATTTATCCGCAGCCCTAAACCTTTAACGATGGGAGAATTCGAAGCTATGGAAAAGTTCGTTTATTACTTTGGAAGCGGCAAGGCCGATGGAAACGGCCAAATGAAAGATCTGCTGGGAGGGAAGGGAGCAGGGCTTGCAGAAATGACCAACGCCGGCCTGCCCGTCCCGCCGGGCTTCACCATCTCGACGTCGGCATGCCGACTTTTCTATGAGAATGGAGGACGATTGACCGATGCCGTCAGCTCTGAGATTAATGCGGCCATCGAGCGACTCCAATCCACGGCGGGGAAGATGTTTGGCTCCACCGAGAAACCGCTCCTTGTTTCCGTTCGCTCCGGAGCCAAGTTTTCAATGCCCGGCATGATGGACACGGTCCTGAATCTCGGACTCAATGAGAAGACCGTGGAGGCCATGGCGCGACTGACTTCCAACGAGCGGTTCGCCTATGATGCCTATCGTCGATTCATCCAGATGTTTGGGAAGATCGTCCTGTCGGTTGATCCAATTCAGTTCGAAGAGACATTTGACCACGCCAAGAAAACAAACAAGGCGAAGCTGGACACCGATCTCGATGCCCGTGCGCTCCGGGAAGTCTGCAAGGCGTTTAAAAAAATCATCAAGCGTTCCACGGGAGAGGAATTTCCATCGGATCCGTTAAAGCAGCTTGATCTTGCCATTAAGGCGGTCTTCTCTTCCTGGAACGGAAAGCGGGCGATCGACTACCGCCGCCTGAACAAGATTCCGGATGACCTGGGGACGGCCGTCAATATCGTGACCATGGTGTTTGGAAACATGGGAATCACCTCTGGCACCGGGGTGGCTTTCACTCGAAACCCTGCCACCGGCGACAACGAGTTGTATGGCGAATACCTCCCGAACGCCCAGGGAGAAGATGTCGTGGCGGGCGTTCGTACCCCCAAGCCAATATCTCAACTAAAGGATGAAATGCCCCCGGTCTACGAGGAGTTCTCCAAACTCGCCAGGCAGTTGGAGAAGCATTACAAGGATGTTCAGGACATGGAGTTTACCATCGAGAACGGCAAGCTGTGGATGCTGCAAACGCGCAATGCAAAACGAACCGGGCCCGCGGCTGTGAAGATCGCTGTGGACATGGTCCAAGAAGGGATGATCGACCAAGAAACCGCCCTGATGCGGGTAGAGCCCAGTCAACTCGACCAGTTGCTCCATCCCATGGTGGATCCCCAGGAGAAGATCAAGGTGATTGCAACCGGTCTCCCTGCCAGCCCGGGGGCCGCCAGTGGCAGGGTCGTCTTTGATCCTGACCTGGCGGAGAAGGAGGCTTCCAAAGGTGAGAAAGTGATCCTGGTGCGCATTGAAACATCGCCGGAGGATTTTCATGGAATGGTGGTCGCCCAAGCCATCTTGACGGCTCGCGGAGGCATGACCTCCCACGCAGCCGTCGTCGCACGCGGGATGGGGAAGTGTTGTGTCGCCGGCTGTTCTGAGTTGGAAATAAAGTATGATAAGAAATTGTTTAGTGCAAATAACCTAACCATAAAGCAAGGGGACTGGATTACCTTAGACGGTACAGCGGGCCAGGTCATTCTGGGACGCCCGCGATTGATTGACCCTCAACCGGAACTTAATGTCTCCTTTGTTAAGCTCATGAACTGGGCCGATAAGATCCGAACCATGAAAGTTCGGACCAACGCCGATACGCCCCATGACGCGACGGTTGCGCGCAAGTTCGGCGCCGAAGGGATCGGTCTCTGCCGCACCGAACACATGTTTTTTGAAGGAGATCGGATCGACGCTGTCCGGCAGATGATTGTCGGAGCCGCCGATTACAAGAGGTTCCAGTTTCAAATCCAGCGGATTGAAACCGAACTCGTCAAAGTCACTTCGCAGAAGAAAATCAAGGAATTGAAGAGGGAAGTGGCGACCCTGAAGAAGCAGGTCGAGACTCCCAAGGCGCTCTACTTTGGGGCCATTAAGAAACTCCTCCCCATGCAACGCCAGGACTTCGTGGGGATCTTCCGCGCCATGGATGGCCTTCCTGTCACCATCCGCACCCTGGATCCCCCCTTGCATGAGTTCCTCCCGCACACGGAGGCCGACGTCCGGAAGCTGGCGAAGAAGCTCGGATACCCGGCCAGCGATCTAATGGCTAAATTTGCAGCCCTGCACGAGGTCAACCCGATGCTGGGACATCGGGGATGCCGGCTTGGGATTGTCTATCCCGAACTCACGGAAATGCAGGCCCGGGCGATCTTTGAAGCAGCTGCTCAGGTCCAGAAGGAAGGCATCAAGGTCATCCCGGAAGTCATGATTCCCCTGGTGGGCCACATTAATGAACTAAAACTTCAGGAAACATCTGTAAGAAAAGTAGCAGAAGAAGTTAAATCTAGACTTAAAGTATCACTAGAATATCTAGTGGGAACGATGATTGAGCTTCCACGCGCTGCTTTGACCGCCGGAGAAATCGCCTCGGTCGCCGAGTTTTTTTCCTTCGGCACAAACGACCTCACCCAGATGACTTACGGGCTGAGCCGCGATGATGCGGGCAAATTCCTCCCGTTTTATATTGACAATGGCATCCTGAAGGACGACCCCTTTCAGACACTCGATCAGGAGGGGGTGGGCCAATTAATCACCTGGGCGGTCGAGAAGGGCCGGGCGGCGCGGCCCCAGTTGAAGGTGGGCATCTGCGGAGAACATGGTGGAGATCCCCGGTCTGTCGAATTTTGTTTCCGAAACCACCTTAATTACGTGAGCTGTTCGCCGTATCGAGTTCCTATTGCGCGACTTGCAGCGGCGCAAGCGACCATCCAGGACAAGAGCGAAAGCGGCCGCACGGTTTGATCCCGCTGAGGATGCGTCTTTATTAAGTGTGATATAAGAAGCAGAAGGTTTTTTCCGCTCATAGGGTGTATGATTTAACCTCAACCTGAAGAGGGCTTGTCTCTTCCCGAGGGCAGAATCATGATATCGGACCTTGCCTTTCTCAAACGAACCATGCTGTTTGCTGATCTTCCTCCGAGAGAACTGGAGCGGGTCGCCTTTTTAATCCAGGAGCGCAAATTTTCCAAACACCAGATTGTTTTCCTTGAAGAAGAGGCCGGGAATTACATGTACATCGTCAAAAAGGGCCAGGTCAAGGTCACCAAAATGGCTGCCAATGGCAAAGAGCGGATCCTGACCATTCATAAGGAAGGCGACTCCTTTGGTGAACTTTCGCTGTTGGATAACCGGATGGTCCCTGCGTCAGTCACCGCCATGACCTCGGTCGTGATCTGGTGCATGAATAAACAGGATTTTCTGAGCGTGGTTTTGAACAACCAGAAGGTGCTGCTCAAGGTGGTCCAGGTCCTCAGCGGAGAGCTCCGGAAGGCCTGGTCCCAGATCCAGGCGCTGACGATTCTGGACGCGGACAATAGAATCAAGGCCACACTGGTAAAACTCTCCCAGGAAAACGGATTTCAAACTGAAGCCGGTGTCCAGCTCAGGTATCGCCTGACTCACCAGGAAATTGGAGATATGGCCGCGACTTCCCGTGAGACCGTTACTCGTTTCCTGACTGTCTGTCAAAAACGTAAAGTTCTCAGCTTCTCGGAAAGCAATTCCATCATACTGCATCCCGGCTTCTTCGGGAGACCAACCAAGGATGTCCGTTCACAAGTAAAGAGCTAGCAATAGCATACCACAGCCATTCTAAACAAATAGTCTAAAAGCGCAGCGAACTCTGAGCAGCCACATTCTTCCAAAAAAGAAGGGTTTATGTGAATAACCTGTGAAAATGTGCAAACCTTCCCACCCTGTATTTTACATAATATATGTTATCGGTCATTGATGGTCAATAAATCTGATTGAATCCAGGGACCAGCCCGACTCCCCCCTTCTTTGCATCTTGGGACTCTTCGAACCGGATGCCTCACCTCCTGGCGCACCCGGAGGTTGGGACAATCGTGCTGGATGAAATCGCGGGGAATGAGGATCGAGTAATGGCGCCACGGAGACTTTTAGCGTGACGCCGCCAAAAGCCCTAAGTTATCATCCGAAGGTGTTACGCCCTCTGGATCTGCAGATCATCGAGGTGAGCTATGCAAAGATGTCGGAATAGGGCCATTCGGGAGCCAGCCCTTCTAGCATTCATACTTTTTTTCTTTTTCTGCATCGTGCCGTCGGTGGGCTGGGTGGCAGCTTCTTTTTGCCAGTCAGGGGCATCCTCCTCTCATTCTAAGGGTTCAGGCCGGAGTGACTTGGATCCCAGGACAGCCTCCCTTCCACAAGTTCGAGAACCGCAGGAGCCACGGCCTTCAGAGCAGGAAATAGAAATGGAACGCAAGCGGGAAATTGCGAGGAAGAAGCAGAATTACGAGGACACCAAGAAATTGGCGGACCAGCTATTGAAGACGGTCCAGGATCTAAAGAGCTCGATCGATAAGGCCGGGGAAAACACGCTGCCTTTGGATGCTGTGAAGAAAACAGATGAAATCGAATCCCTTGCGAAGAAGATCAAATCGAAGCTGAAGGGTGTCGGGTAAGAGCGGCCTTGACGGTGTGTGAGGGGAAGAAATCAGGCTCCGGGGTGGCCCGGTTTGGGTCTTTCGTAACTGCATATCAACTGGGTCCGGCTGGCATGGCGCTCCATAGCCAGTTGAAGCAGACGGTCGATCAGTTCGGTATAGGAGATTCCGCTGGCCTCCCAGAGTTTTGGATACATGCTGATCTTGGTAAATCCCGGGATCGTGTTGATCTCATTGACATAGACCTTACCAGAAGGCCTTTCGACGAAGAAGTCGACTCTTGCCATCCCGGTACAGTCGATGGCGGTATAAGCGGCGACTGCTAACTTCCTGACCCGCTTGAGTTGGGCCTTCGTGAGCTTTGCCGGGATGATCAGCCGTGAGCCTTCATCGATGTATTTCGCCTCATAATCATAAAATTCGTGGACCGAAATCACCTCCCCGGGGACCGAGGCCAAGGGGGCTTGGTTGCCCAGAACGGAGCATTCAATCTCTCGGCCAACAATTCCCTGCTCCACGAGCACCTTTTCATCATACCGGAGCGCATCCGCAAAGGCTCGCTCCAGTTCTCTGACGGAATGGACCTTGTGAATCCCCACCGACGAACCGGAGTTTGCCGGTTTGACAAAGCATGGGAAGCCAATTTTTGAGGCGATGCTTTGTTTGCAGGCGGCACGACGTGAACTGAGTTCCTCTTTCCTGAAGACCAGAAATTTCGGAATCGGGAGCCCCGCATCCCTGAACAGCCGCTTCATGACATCCTTGTCCATGCCCACGGCGGAGGCCAGGACTCCTCCGCCCACATAAGGGATTCCCGCCAACTCCAACAGCCCTTGAATCGTCCCGTCTTCGCCGAAGCGGCCGTGCAGAACAGGAAAAACCACATCGATTGCATTGCTTTCGAGGGGGCCCCGGGAGGGACGATGTGCCAGGGATGCAGTTGACCCGCCCTGACTTTCCGAGGGCGCGGGCATTGGGAGGATCTCTTTCACTTGCGGATCCGGGGGGATCAGAATGGGCCGGCCTGCCTCGATGACCTCTTGCGGGATCAGTTTCTTGGCGCCCTCTCCCAAGACCCATCGTCCGGTCTTGGTAATCCCAATAGGCACAATCTCATATTTGTCCCTGTCGATGGACGCAATGATGGATGCCGCAGAGGAGAGAGAGACCTCGTGCTCCGATGACTTGCCCCCAAAAATGACTCCAACCCGGATCTTCTTTGCCATGCGTTAGACCTTCTGGCACCTACACATTCAAAATTTGTAAGAGCGTTTCGAACCCTTATCGTCTCAGGGATAGTTCCTTTGAATCGTTCTCGGGAAAGGGATCGCCTCCCGCAGATGTTCAATTCCACAGATCCAGGCGACACATCGTTCAATCCCCATTCCAAATCCGCCATGGGGGACGCTGCCATACTTTCGCAGATCCAGGTACCAGGTGAATGCTTCTGGCGGCAAATTGTGCTCCTGAATTCGCTTGACCAGGCCTTCATAGCTTGAGAGGCGCTCCCCTCCCCCGATGATCTCGCCGTACCCTTCCGGTGCCAGCACATCAACGCAGCAGGCCAATTCTGGCCGGTGAGGATCGGGTTCCATGTAGAACGCCTTCACCTGGCTCGGGTAATGATGCACCAGGACCGGACGGTCAAAATTCTCTGAGATCAGGGTCTCGTCCGGTGCCCCGAAGTCCCCTCCCCACTCAAATGCGGTGCCCTTTTCCTTGAGCAACTTCACCGCATCGTCGTAATGCAACCGGGGAAAGGGTTTCTGCACTCTTTCAAGGGGGGCCATATCGCGTTCCAGCGCCTTTAACTCAGCCCGGCGGTTGGTGATGACTCGCCCGACAATCGAGCAGATGAAATCTTCGGCCAAATTCATGACGTCTTCCAGGCGCGCATAGCTCATCTCGGGTTCGACCATCCAGAATTCAGTCAGGTGCCGCCGGGTCTTGGATTTCTCAGCCCGAAACGTTGGCCCAAAGCAGTAGGTCTTCCCAAAGGCAGCCGCTGTTGCTTCGTTGTAAAGCTGTCCCGACTGCGTCAAAAAGGCCTTCTGCCCGAAATAATCCACCTCGAATAATGTGGTTGTCCCTTCACAGGCCGCCGGTGTAAACACAGGAGTGTCCACCAAGGTAAAGTCGTGGGAGTCGAAGTAATCGCGAACCGCGCGGATCACCTCGTGACGCACCTTCAGGATGGCATGTTGGCGCAAGGAGCGGAGCCACAGGTGCCGTCGATCCAATAGAAATTCGATACCGTGCTCTTTGGGAGTGATCGGGTAGGGATCGTTGGGTGAAACCGTTTGCACAGGTTCGAGGTGGGTCACACTGATTTCAAAGCCGCCTGGCGCGCGCTTTTCTTCCCGGATCGTTCCTTGAATAATGACTGAGGATTCCTGACTCAGGTTCTTGGCAATTTGAAAAACTTCGGGGGAGACCTCTTTCGCGGAAACGACGCCCTGGATGATCCCTGTGCCGTCCCGGAACTGAGGGAACAACAGCTTCCCGCTTTCCCGCAGGTTGTACAACCATCCCTTGAGTTCCACCGTCTCCCCGACGTGCCGGGCAATCTTCTCGATGGTCGCAGAAACCACGCCAACCTCCTTGTCAGTGCGACTCCTCAGCGCTGCCAGCCGCACGTGCTCACATCACCAACAGGAAAGGCGGTAATCTAGCAGAACCTCCCGCCTTTGCATAGAACCTTGCGCCGAGAACCACCGGCATGCTCCTACTGACTCCCGCCACCCGAGACATCGCGACCGTGAACCCGATTAATTCCGACTCCCTGGAAGTGAGCTCAATATCCCATGGCCTTGCCACTCCGCCGGGGATCAGCGGCCCCCATTCGAACTCCAGTCTTGGGATCAACCAGGATCGCTTGAGCGTCCCCTAAGAACTGGTTGCCCCACAACGGGGAGACCATGAGTTTGAGTTGATACCCCTCAGTGCGAAGAATGGTCAAGGTATCTGCCGAAAAGCCCACGGGCTCGACCTGTAATTCATCAGGCATCCATTGATGGTGAATGCGCGGTGCGTCCACCGCCTCTTGAATGTTCATCCCAAAATCGATGACGTTGATGATGGTTTGAAGCACCGTATTAATGATGGTGGGCCCTCCGGGACTCCCTGTCACCATGAATAACTTCCCGTCTTTGAGCACCACAGTGGGCGTCATCGCCGACAGGGGACGCTTGCGCGGCTGAATCGAATTGCTTGGAGACTGGATCAGTCCGAACATATTGGGGGTTCCGGGCTTGCTTGTGAAATCATCCATCTCATCATTTAAGAGGAAACCGAGACCCTTCACCGTCACCCCGCTTCCGTAACCCGCGTTCAAGGTATAGGTATTTGCCACGGCATTTCCCCACTGGTCGACAATGGAGTAATGCGTGGTCTCGGTGCCTTCGTACGCAAAGGGATTGGGATTGTGGACGGCCGCGCTCGCGGTGGCTTCGGTCGGATTAATTTCCCGCGCCAAGGTATCGGAATACTCTTTGGAGATGAGACCCGCGACCGGGACCTTTACAAAATCGGCGTCGCCCATGAATTGCGCACGGTCCGCAAAGGCGCGGCGCATGCTCTCGGCTTCGAGGTGGAGGGCAGCGGCCGACAGGGCCCCCATCGACTTGAGATCAAAATGTTCCAGGGTATTCAGAATTTCGATGAGGGCCGTACCGCCGGAGCTGGGAGGCGGCGCAGAAATGATTTCATATCCCCGGTAAGTTCCCCTTACGGGAGCCCGCAGTTTAGCTGAATACTCCTTGAGATCCTTCTCGGTGATAAGTCCCCCGTGCGCCGCCATATCCGCGGCCATCTTCCTCGCTGTCTCCCCCTCGTAAAATTCCCTCGGCCCCTTCGCGGCGATTCGTTCCAGCGTATCGGCCAGTTCCGGCTGCTTGAAGATTTCTCCCTCCTCATAGAATCTTCCGTCCCTCAGAAAGATCCGCTTTGATTCCGGAAATTGAGCAAGAAGTTTTGCCGCATTGCGGAGGGATTGACTGAAGGGGTAGCTGACACTGAACCCGTCCCGGGCGAGATGGATCGAAGGCTGGATGACGTCCGACCATTTCAGAGTGCCGTATTTCTGGAGGGCGAGATATAAACCGGCCACGGTTCCAGGAACACCCACTGCCCGGTATCCCACGATGCTGGCGTCCTTGACGAGATTTCCGTCGGAGTCCTGATACATGTTCGGCATCGCCTTGCCGGGCGCCATCTCCCGGTAGTCCACGAAATCCGTCTCTCCGTTATTCAACCGGATGAGCATGAATCCCCCACCGCCAATGTTGCCGGCAAAGGGATGGGTCACCGCCAGGGCGAACCCGACCGCCACGGCCGCGTCAACGGCATTACCGCCCCGCTCCAAGATTTCAAGCCCCACTTTCGAGGCCTTGGCCTCGGAACTGACAACCATTCCCCGGGGGCCCCGAACCGGCGCATGTGACGCCGCAAATGGGCATGGGTTCCAACAAGAAAGGGTGAGGCCTAGAACCAAACCGATTCGAAAAATAGTGCCTTTGCGAGAGCTCATGAGTTGACCTCTCTCAAGCTATGAAGTGCCGCCCGGACCCCGCGCATCCAATCGTGATTTAGGCTGCAGATTGACCGACGGAAGTTTGGTCAGCCGGGGGGATTTCCGAAAACCAGGACCCCATGATCAGGATCGCTCGCTGATGATCACCATCCGGCGGCTGGAGATGGAAAAAGGAGAGCAGTCCCGACCGCCATAGGTGGAAACAATCTTCATGCCGACCGATTCGATGAGCTCTTCCAACTCTGAGAGTGAGTACACTCGCAGATCGAAGCTGAACTCCCGGTGAACTCCCCTGTCGATCACGATCCGGCGCCCGTGGACGCGACTGGTCCGAGCGTTATAACTGACGTCATCCAGATACAA
The window above is part of the Terriglobia bacterium genome. Proteins encoded here:
- the asnS gene encoding asparagine--tRNA ligase — its product is MVSATIEKIARHVGETVELKGWLYNLRESGKLLFPQFRDGTGIIQGVVSAKEVSPEVFQIAKNLSQESSVIIQGTIREEKRAPGGFEISVTHLEPVQTVSPNDPYPITPKEHGIEFLLDRRHLWLRSLRQHAILKVRHEVIRAVRDYFDSHDFTLVDTPVFTPAACEGTTTLFEVDYFGQKAFLTQSGQLYNEATAAAFGKTYCFGPTFRAEKSKTRRHLTEFWMVEPEMSYARLEDVMNLAEDFICSIVGRVITNRRAELKALERDMAPLERVQKPFPRLHYDDAVKLLKEKGTAFEWGGDFGAPDETLISENFDRPVLVHHYPSQVKAFYMEPDPHRPELACCVDVLAPEGYGEIIGGGERLSSYEGLVKRIQEHNLPPEAFTWYLDLRKYGSVPHGGFGMGIERCVAWICGIEHLREAIPFPRTIQRNYP
- a CDS encoding D-alanine--D-alanine ligase, whose translation is MRVGVIFGGKSSEHEVSLSSAASIIASIDRDKYEIVPIGITKTGRWVLGEGAKKLIPQEVIEAGRPILIPPDPQVKEILPMPAPSESQGGSTASLAHRPSRGPLESNAIDVVFPVLHGRFGEDGTIQGLLELAGIPYVGGGVLASAVGMDKDVMKRLFRDAGLPIPKFLVFRKEELSSRRAACKQSIASKIGFPCFVKPANSGSSVGIHKVHSVRELERAFADALRYDEKVLVEQGIVGREIECSVLGNQAPLASVPGEVISVHEFYDYEAKYIDEGSRLIIPAKLTKAQLKRVRKLAVAAYTAIDCTGMARVDFFVERPSGKVYVNEINTIPGFTKISMYPKLWEASGISYTELIDRLLQLAMERHASRTQLICSYERPKPGHPGA
- the ggt gene encoding gamma-glutamyltransferase, producing the protein MSSRKGTIFRIGLVLGLTLSCWNPCPFAASHAPVRGPRGMVVSSEAKASKVGLEILERGGNAVDAAVAVGFALAVTHPFAGNIGGGGFMLIRLNNGETDFVDYREMAPGKAMPNMYQDSDGNLVKDASIVGYRAVGVPGTVAGLYLALQKYGTLKWSDVIQPSIHLARDGFSVSYPFSQSLRNAAKLLAQFPESKRIFLRDGRFYEEGEIFKQPELADTLERIAAKGPREFYEGETARKMAADMAAHGGLITEKDLKEYSAKLRAPVRGTYRGYEIISAPPPSSGGTALIEILNTLEHFDLKSMGALSAAALHLEAESMRRAFADRAQFMGDADFVKVPVAGLISKEYSDTLAREINPTEATASAAVHNPNPFAYEGTETTHYSIVDQWGNAVANTYTLNAGYGSGVTVKGLGFLLNDEMDDFTSKPGTPNMFGLIQSPSNSIQPRKRPLSAMTPTVVLKDGKLFMVTGSPGGPTIINTVLQTIINVIDFGMNIQEAVDAPRIHHQWMPDELQVEPVGFSADTLTILRTEGYQLKLMVSPLWGNQFLGDAQAILVDPKTGVRMGAADPRRSGKAMGY